The Musa acuminata AAA Group cultivar baxijiao chromosome BXJ2-2, Cavendish_Baxijiao_AAA, whole genome shotgun sequence genome has a segment encoding these proteins:
- the LOC135606237 gene encoding T-complex protein 1 subunit eta-like: MAAMLQPQIILLKEGTDTSQGKAQVVSNINACTAVADAVRTTLGPRGMDKLIHDEKGSTTISNDGATIMKLLDIVHPAAKILVDIAKSQDSEVGDGTTTVVLLAGEFLKEAKPFIEDGVHPQNLIRSYRTASFLAINKIKEIAVSIEGKSLEEKKSLLAKCAATTLSSKLIGGEKEFFASMVVDAVLAIGNDDRLNLIGIKKVPGGNMRDSFLVNGVAFKKTFSYAGFEQQPKKFLNPKILLLNIELELKSEKENAEIRLSDPLQYQSIVDAEWNIIYDKLDKCVKSGAKIVLSRLAIGDLATQYFADRDIFCAGRVTEEDLQRVAAATGGTVQTSVNNVIDEVLGSCEVFEERQVGNERFNIFNGCPSGQTATIVLRGGADQFIDEAERSLHDAIMIVRRALKNSTIVPGGGAIDMELSRYLRLLARTIAGKSQLFINSYAKALEVIPRQLCDNAGFDSTDVLNKLRQKHASGEGANFGVEINTGGIADSFANFVWEPAVVKINAINAATEAACLILSVDETVKNPKSESAQGEAAANAMAGRGGPAFRGRGGRGMRRR; this comes from the exons ATGGCGGCGATGCTG CAACCCCAGATCATTCTTCTCAAGGAGGGCACGGACACCTCGCAGGGGAAGGCGCAGGTGGTGAGCAACATCAATGCCTGCACGGCCGTAGCCGACGCCGTTCGCACGACGCTGGGCCCCCGGGGAATGGACAAGCTCATCCACGACGAAAAGGGCAGCACCACCATCTCCAATGACGGCGCCACCATCATGAAGCTGCTTGACATCGTTCATCCTGCCGCCAAGATTCTTGTTGACATTGCTAAGTCACAGGACTCCGAG GTTGGTGATGGAACCACCACTGTAGTGCTTCTTGCTGGTGAGTTCTTAAAGGAGGCAAAACCTTTCATTGAAGATGGGGTCCACCCTCAGAATCTTATTCGAAGTTACCGAACTGCATCCTTTTTG GCCATTAACAAAATCAAAGAAATTGCTGTAAGCATAGAGGGGAAAAGTCTTGAAGAAAAGAAATCCTTGTTGGCAAAATGTGCTGCCACAACACTCTCATCAAAGCTAATTGGTGGTGAGAAGGAATTCTTTGCATCCATGGTTGTGGATGCTGTCCTTGCTATTGGCAATGATGATAGGCTTAATTTGATTGGGATAAAAAAG GTCCCTGGGGGTAACATGagagattcatttcttgttaatggTGTTGCTTTCAAGAAGACATTCTCTTATGCTGGTTTTGAGCAGCAGCCAAAGAAATTTTTAAATCCGAAGATCCTTTTGTTGAATATCGAACTAGAATTGAAGTCGGAGAAAGAAAATGCAGAAATCAG ATTATCCGACCCTTTACAGTATCAATCAATTGTTGATGCCGAATGGAATATTATCTATGACAAATTAGATAAGTGTGTTAAAAGTGGAGCAAAAATTGTCCTCTCCCGATTGGCCATTGGTGACCTTGCAACTCAG TATTTTGCAGATAGAGATATTTTCTGTGCTGGTCGTGTGACGGAGGAAGATTTACAACGTGTAGCTGCTGCAACTGGTGGAACTGTCCAGACCTCTGTCAACAATGTTATTGATGAG GTTCTTGGATCCTGTGAAGTGTTTGAGGAAAGACAAGTAGGCAACGAAAGGTTTAACATTTTTAATGGATGTCCTTCTGGTCAGACGGCAACCATTGTTCTCCGAGGTGGTGCAGATCAG TTCATTGATGAAGCTGAAAGGAGCCTTCATGATGCCATTATGATAGTGAGGAGAGCTTTAAAGAACTCCACCATTGTGCCTGGTGGTGGTGCTATTGAT ATGGAGCTAAGCCGATATTTGAGACTGCTTGCACGCACAATAGCTGGAAAGTCACAgctatttatcaattcatatgccaAAGCTCTTGAG GTAATTCCACGGCAACTTTGTGACAATGCTGGATTTGATTCAACTGATGTACTTAACAAACTCAGACAGAAGCATGCATCTG GCGAAGGTGCAAATTTTGGTGTGGAAATCAATACTGGTGGAATTGCTGATTCTTTTGCTAACTTTGTATGGGAGCCTGCAGTTGTCAAG ATCAATGCTATAAATGCTGCAACTGAAGCTGCTTGTCTCATCTTAAGTGTGGACGAAACTGTGAAAAACCCAAAG